The genome window GATCTCCATTTTTATACTCCTGTGCTGCATGAGCATAGTAGTAGAGTGAGCTATTGGGACTGGGAGTAACCCCTTTCAGCGCTTGTTCCACGTAAGAGCTATTACCATTCATAAGGTGACAAAGGAACAGCTTGAGTTCCACAATATCACTAAACTGACCTGCCACCGGAGAAGTGCGAAACTTTTGAAAGTAGTTGATTGCTTGGTCATATTCACCCATAAGAAAATAACATTCTCCAATGTTGAATGCGGTTAGTAACTCCTTTGTTCTATCAAGGGATATAACCTTTTCGTAAGCTTCAAGTGCCTTGCCATAATTCTCAGGATCCTCTTTGCCTAAGCGGAGGTAGGTGGAACCTAATAAATCATAGGCATCTATAACTTCGGGCTCTATAGATATAGCCTGATCTGCTAATGCTGCAGTCTTTTCGTAATCCTTAATATCGAACGCCTCTTGAGCTTCTTTTAGCAAATTGATGTACTCCTCGGAAATTTTTTGTTTAGCATGAGCACAAGGCAGAAAGTGTTGCTGAAATAGCCAAAATAGCACTAATGCTATCAGGCTTTTTCTTGTTATAGTTTTCATATTATTCTAATAAGAAATGACTTCTATCGATGGTAATTATTGAGTTAAAGCTATCGGAAATTTATAAAAAATTTAGATAGAAGAAAGAGTTTATTTTTGTTTTTTATTTTCCATGTTTTCGATCATTTTTCTTAAGCTTGGATTGTTTTCGGCTGCTTTTTCTAGTCGGTTCTTGAGAAAGCTGTTGGACATATTCATTTCCCATTTGTTAGCGACCTCATTAAGCTTAAGGGAAATGCTTTGACGCTCTAAAGCAAGTTTTTGACCTGCTTCGCTCTCATAGAAAATTATAATAGATTTAAGCTCGCTGCTGGTAAAGCTTTTATCAAAAATTGGGGCTAGCTCTTGAGTTAGTGAGTTTAGAGAAAATTGCTCTTTAAGATTCTTGAGTTCATCCACTTCAGGTTTGTAATCATCTAATCTCTGGAATGATTTTTCCCATTGTTTTCTCAGAGTGTATTCTAGTCCAGACGCTTTAAAATATTTGTTTATTAAATCTAATTTATCTACATTTATCTTATCATATCCATCTTGGGCTTTTATCTCTAAGAAACTGGTAGAAGCTACTACCATGCATAGTATAATAATCCTCATTTCCACAAACAGATATCCGCTCTCAATAAAAAATCCAAGTTAATTTTAGCGTGTGTATCAAGAGTAGCACATGGTAACCATACCTTAAGGATTTTTAGTTTTTGGTCTCATAAGTGTAATAAAGTATAAACACGATTTTATAAATTAGTCAT of Verrucomicrobiota bacterium contains these proteins:
- a CDS encoding tetratricopeptide repeat protein is translated as MKTITRKSLIALVLFWLFQQHFLPCAHAKQKISEEYINLLKEAQEAFDIKDYEKTAALADQAISIEPEVIDAYDLLGSTYLRLGKEDPENYGKALEAYEKVISLDRTKELLTAFNIGECYFLMGEYDQAINYFQKFRTSPVAGQFSDIVELKLFLCHLMNGNSSYVEQALKGVTPSPNSSLYYYAHAAQEYKNGDPSKGKEYLDSAARIYPRKTHNTMADAFVELGWIAEEKLKAKDLLTSPETKEAQETVLTRENDAEEKKKELESLNLGGMEGLLGTEEEKEEE
- a CDS encoding DUF2059 domain-containing protein yields the protein MVVASTSFLEIKAQDGYDKINVDKLDLINKYFKASGLEYTLRKQWEKSFQRLDDYKPEVDELKNLKEQFSLNSLTQELAPIFDKSFTSSELKSIIIFYESEAGQKLALERQSISLKLNEVANKWEMNMSNSFLKNRLEKAAENNPSLRKMIENMENKKQK